One stretch of Kogia breviceps isolate mKogBre1 chromosome 18, mKogBre1 haplotype 1, whole genome shotgun sequence DNA includes these proteins:
- the VSTM1 gene encoding V-set and transmembrane domain-containing protein 1 isoform X4 yields MITEFLSLLYLDEDGESGPDPAKTDTKVIFVATFSCLCLFLLFIAIFFIYRCAEREPAIPDFPSRELQVYPNWKEYLNRLKNPSE; encoded by the exons ATGATCACAGAATTCCTGTCCCTGCTTTACCTCG ATGAAGATGGTGAAAGTGGACCTGACCCTGCAAAAACAG ACACCAAAGTCATCTTTGTGGCCACCTTCAGCtgcctctgtctcttcctcctcttcatcgCCATCTTCTTCATCTACAGATGCGCCGAGCGTG AACCAGCCATTCCAGATTTCCCAAGCAGGGAGCTGCAG GTgtatccaaactggaaagaataTCTGAATCG
- the VSTM1 gene encoding V-set and transmembrane domain-containing protein 1 isoform X3: MITEFLSLLYLGLCLGNEDEKNNDEDGESGPDPAKTDTKVIFVATFSCLCLFLLFIAIFFIYRCAERGSSHEESTKRTSHSRFPKQGAAGVSKLERISES; this comes from the exons ATGATCACAGAATTCCTGTCCCTGCTTTACCTCG GGCTTTGTCTGGGCAATGAAGATGAGAAAAACAATG ATGAAGATGGTGAAAGTGGACCTGACCCTGCAAAAACAG ACACCAAAGTCATCTTTGTGGCCACCTTCAGCtgcctctgtctcttcctcctcttcatcgCCATCTTCTTCATCTACAGATGCGCCGAGCGTG gttCATCACATGAAGAATCCACCAAGAG AACCAGCCATTCCAGATTTCCCAAGCAGGGAGCTGCAG GTgtatccaaactggaaagaataTCTGAATCG